CTGATCTGGGGAAACCCGGCAAGCGTGCTGGTCGGCGACTTCCTGTTCAGCCGCAGCTTCGAACTGATGGTCGAGGACGGCAGCCTCAAGGTGCTGAAGATCCTGTCGTCGACCAGCGCGATCATCGCCGAGGGCGAGGTCAACCAGCTGACCGCCGCGCGGCAGGTCGACATCGCCGAGGAACGCTATCTCGACATCATCGTCGCGAAGACTGCCGCGCTGTTCGCCGCCGCCTGCCGGATCGCCGCGGTCGTCGCGGAACGATCCGAGGCGGAGGAAGCCGCGCTCGACGCGTACGGCCGCAACCTGGGCATCGCGTTCCAGCTGGTCGACGACGCGATCGACTATGTTTCCGATGCGGGCACGATGGGCAAGGACATCGGCGACGATTTCCGCGAGGGCAAGATGACGCTTCCGGTCATCCTCGCCTACGCCCGCGGCGGGCTCGACGACCGCAAGTTCTGGAAGGACGCGGTCGAGGGACGGCGCGATACCGACGCCGACCTGGCGCATGCGATCGACCTGATCCGATCGACCCGCGCAGTGGACGATACGCTCGCGCGCGCCCGGCACTACGGCCAGCGCGCGATCGACGCCATCGGCGGCTTCGCCAACAGCGCCGCCAAGGACGCGATGATCGAGGCGGTCGAGTTCGCGGTAGCCCGCGCCTACTAACTCTTTGTCATGCTGAACTTGTTTCAGCATCCACCGCACCCCGAACGAGATCGCCCGAGGCATGGTGGACCCTGAACCAAGTTCAGGGTGACGTCAGATCAGCGGCACTTCACATTACCGCGGTCGACCGAGCGGCCGAGCAGCGCGCCGCCACCGGCACCCGCCAGCGTTCCCAGCGTCCCGCCACCGATCAGGTTGGCGAGCACGCCGCCACCCAGCGCACCGATCACCAGACCGGTCGAGCCGTCGTTGCGCTTGCAATAGGCACGGCCGTCGCGGCCGCGGTAGATGCGGTCGTTGCGGCTCAGCCGGCGCTCGCGGTAGTTGCCCTGGCGGTAGCTGTCGGACGGGTTCCAGTCGCGATTGTCGCGGTCGCCCTGCCAGCGATTGTCGCGGCCCCGGTCGCGATCACGGTCGCGGTCGTAACGCTGCGCGGTCGCCTCGACGGGGATCATGGCGGGTGCCACGACGGCCACCGAC
This sequence is a window from Sphingomonas ginsenosidivorax. Protein-coding genes within it:
- a CDS encoding polyprenyl synthetase family protein, with the translated sequence MSATIHRLDPTRPDPSLDPMVKLVAGDMNAVNAVILGRMQSDIPLIPELAGHLIAGGGKRMRPMLTLASARLIGYTGSRHHRLAAAVEFIHTATLLHDDVVDGSDMRRGKRAANLIWGNPASVLVGDFLFSRSFELMVEDGSLKVLKILSSTSAIIAEGEVNQLTAARQVDIAEERYLDIIVAKTAALFAAACRIAAVVAERSEAEEAALDAYGRNLGIAFQLVDDAIDYVSDAGTMGKDIGDDFREGKMTLPVILAYARGGLDDRKFWKDAVEGRRDTDADLAHAIDLIRSTRAVDDTLARARHYGQRAIDAIGGFANSAAKDAMIEAVEFAVARAY
- a CDS encoding glycine zipper 2TM domain-containing protein, with the protein product MKKQIIAALMSVAVVAPAMIPVEATAQRYDRDRDRDRGRDNRWQGDRDNRDWNPSDSYRQGNYRERRLSRNDRIYRGRDGRAYCKRNDGSTGLVIGALGGGVLANLIGGGTLGTLAGAGGGALLGRSVDRGNVKCR